The following coding sequences are from one Capsicum annuum cultivar UCD-10X-F1 chromosome 3, UCD10Xv1.1, whole genome shotgun sequence window:
- the LOC107861990 gene encoding stromal cell-derived factor 2-like protein, with amino-acid sequence MAISFFGLALFLFLTLDSDYVSTPVSAASEGVQITYGSTIKLMHEKTKFRLHSHDVPYGSGSGQQSVTGFPGVDDANSYWVVRSTDSSKQGDPIKSGSIIRLQHMKTRRWLHSHLHASPISGNMEVSCFGDDNESDTGDYWRLEIEGSGKTWRQDQRIRFQHVDTGGYLHSHDKKYTRIAGGQQEVCGVREKRADNVWLAAEGVYFPVTESK; translated from the exons ATGGCAATTTCATTCTTCGGTCTCGCTCTCTTCCTTTTTCTCACGCTTGATTCTGATTATGTATCTACGCCTGTTTCCGCTGCTTCCGAAGGTGTCCAG ATTACATATGGATCCACGATTAAGTTGATGCATGAGAAGACAAAGTTTAGGTTGCATTCCCATGATGTGCCATATGGTTCTGGCAGTGGACAGCAATCAGTCACTGGATTTCCCGGCGTAGATGATGCTAACAGTTACTGG GTTGTTAGGAGTACCGACTCGTCCAAGCAAGGTGATCCTATTAAGAGTGGAAGTATCATCAGGCTGCAACATATGAAGACCAGAAGATGGTTGCATAGCCATTTGCATGCATCTCCCATATCAGGGAATATGGAG GTCAGCTGCTTCGGTGATGACAATGAATCTGATACTGGGGACTATTGGAG ACTCGAAATTGAGGGCAGTGGGAAAACTTGGAGGCAAGACCAAAGAATCAGGTTTCAGCATGTGGACACTGGAGGTTATCTCCACAGTCATGACAAGAAATACACCCGAATTGCTGGAGGTCAGCAAGAG GTTTGCGGTGTTAGAGAAAAACGTGCAGATAATGTTTGGTTGGCAGCAGAGGGTGTCTACTTCCCAGTTACTGAAAGCAAGTAA
- the LOC107861991 gene encoding probable CCR4-associated factor 1 homolog 7 — translation MSILLKTDSIHIREVWIDNLEEEFALMREIVDDYPFVAMDTEFPGVVIRPVGNFKNSNDFHYQTLKDNVDMLKLIQLGLTFSDENGNLPKCGTDKYCIWQFNFREFNPNEDVFANDSIELLRQSGIDFKMNNERGIDAIRFGELLMSSGIVLNDSVHWITFHSGYDFGYLLKLLTCQDLPDTQAGFFTLINVYFPIVFDIKHLMKFCNSLHGGLNKLAELLEVERVGICHQAGSDSLLTACTFRKLKENFFSGSLEKYAGVLYGLGVENGQSSH, via the coding sequence atgtcGATTTTGCTGAAAACTGACTCGATTCACATTCGAGAGGTTTGGATTGACAATCTGGAGGAGGAATTCGCGTTGATGAGGGAGATTGTTGATGATTATCCGTTTGTTGCTATGGATACGGAGTTTCCTGGAGTTGTGATTCGGCCGGTTGGGAATTTTAAGAATAGTAATGATTTTCATTACCAAACGCTGAAGGATAACGTGGATATGTTGAAGTTGATTCAGTTAGGGCTGACATTTTCGGATGAGAATGGCAATTTGCCTAAGTGTGGAACCGATAAGTACTGCATTTGGCAATTCAATTTCCGTGAATTCAATCCGAATGAGGATGTTTTCGCGAATGATTCGATTGAGTTGTTGCGCCAAAGCGGGATTGATTTCAAGATGAACAATGAGAGGGGAATTGATGCTATTCGTTTTGGTGAGCTTTTGATGTCGTCAGGGATTGTGCTGAATGATAGCGTTCATTGGATTACTTTTCATAGTGGGTATGATTTTGGATACCTGTTGAAGCTGTTGACTTGCCAGGATTTGCCTGATACGCAAGCTGGTTTCTTTACCTTGATCAATGTGTATTTCCCTATTGTTTTCGACATCAAACATTTGATGAAGTTCTGCAACAGCCTTCATGGTGGATTGAACAAGCTTGCGGAGTTGTTGGAGGTTGAGAGGGTTGGTATTTGTCATCAGGCGGGTTCAGATAGCTTGCTCACTGCTTGTACATTTAGGAAGTTGAAAGAAAACTTCTTTAGCGGTTCACTGGAAAAGTATGCCGGTGTCTTGTATGGTCTAGGTGTTGAAAATGGGCAGAGTTCCcattga